In Engraulis encrasicolus isolate BLACKSEA-1 chromosome 24, IST_EnEncr_1.0, whole genome shotgun sequence, a single genomic region encodes these proteins:
- the LOC134441513 gene encoding complement C1q tumor necrosis factor-related protein 3-like, translating into MMKTPGAVLLLLLWLVACVGAADQCLPQVTAELREMSRLLEQQRVEFTNAKAALEKKIQETQTQKDAPVAFSASFDMREDLHIGPFNQDTTLVFNYTFTNVGNHYNTSTGVFTAPVCGVYQFHYHVFASGVKGTGANLERNGHHVVSAYNHLAPDGHDVNTSQTVSIELREGDKVCLRLERGWWVAAYTAHQTTFSGQLLFEAKQLPSGLHPPLDCVQPQ; encoded by the exons ATGATGAAGACTCCTGGAGccgtgctgctgctactgctgtggcTGGTGGCGTGTGTGGGAGCGGCGGATCAGTGTCTtccacag GTAACAGCAGAGCTGAGAGAAATGAGCCGTCTACTGGAGCAGCAGAGAGTGGAGTTCACCAACGCCAAAGCAGCTCTGGAGAAGAAGATACAGGAGACGCAGACTCAGAAAG ACGCCCCTGTTGCCTTCTCCGCCTCGTTTGACATGAGAGAGGACCTGCACATCGGCCCCTTTAACCAAGACACCACCCTGGTCTTCAACTACACTTTCACCAACGTGGGCAACCACTACAACACAAGCACAG gtgtcttCACGGCCCCCGTATGCGGTGTCTACCAGTTCCACTACCATGTGTTTGCGAGCGGTGTTAAGGGGACGGGAGCAAATCTGGAGAGGAACGGGCACCACGTGGTGTCGGCCTACAACCATTTGGCACCCGACGGGCACGACGTCAACACCTCCCAGACCGTGAGCATCGAGCTGCGGGAGGGGgacaag GTGTGCCTGCGTCTGGAGAGGGGCTGGTGGGTCGCAGCCTACACAGCACACCAAACCACCTTCAGCGGCCAGCTCCTTTTCGAAGCGAAGCAGCTTCCCTCTGGACTCCACCCACCACTAGACTGCGTGCAACCCCAATAA